The following coding sequences are from one Mycosarcoma maydis chromosome 23, whole genome shotgun sequence window:
- a CDS encoding fatty acid synthase FAS2 encodes MDASRLSRSSSTSFTSVLSPFEPASVAVSAHGSPPSSASPGPDDKAFSVDGTQTPPHQLGVVLITSPFNSEVTVSLSVPIRDFLDRHNLVQVRDEFVNHLRSLLASSPGQEPAIDSVALLVHLLLYLAENLSSAEHRPRHARLSLLEAAWASFHSENLDSVDVHTFARSLSPEKASLVLRAHFEAYAALQQSGISVAIRVPALLQSVQKRQAGLYALFGGQGNNHGYFSELQTLFDTYRPLVEPIVAAATARFSHLLSRIDAARSGPYAFHSQGLDVLAWLQRRTDRPTEAYLASVPISGPLLSLTQLIQFYVAAKSSGMTVPQFRSHFEAVSGHSQGIVSATAMAMAIDDEHYIECVAMAAEFLFQIGSVSQLCYGDRTVSDETSMESVEAGFGPPSSMLVISAPSRAFIEVRVALFNTIVPEHRRIHAALINAPTTAVLAGHASDLVSFARDVSAISAPAKLDQARIPFSKRKPSLRLKFLPISLPYHSPLLADVTLSQVLAPIDAQKWQAHPLALPVHSTTDGANMQQLPSSSILDSLRVQMCTAPVDWIQAVQPSATITHFVDFGTGGASGIGNITARNLSGRGFKVLTVSGTHKESAEFYRLDPTPNAQPWGSKFQPRLLRTPQGKVILDTPMSRLLGKPPIMVAGMTPTTVQASLNAATIQAGYHIELAGGGLHDESKLRSRVQEILAKAPAASGLTLNSLYINPRQWSFQLPAWLQLSREGAPIDGLCVAAGIPSPDKAQELLTSLKQAGLRHVSFKPGSLDGIKQVCKIAQQNPGFPILLQWTGGRAGGHHSAEDFHDPIIHSYEIIRSCPNLVLVAGSGFTSADSFWPYLSGQWSVKRGLPPMPFDGVLFGSWAMTAKEAATSLPVKQLIASTQGCSDKDWQKTYDAPIGGIMTVLSEMGELVHQVANRATLLWSELDRDLFKLSKDKQLVYLAKNKERLVQRLNDDFQRVWFARDGQGKILYDVQDMTYADVADRMLSLMFIAAQARWIDLGYRNLLGDWCRRIEERFSKASKTYQLQSYAQFDRSPELELHRLLDHYPDCKTTLLTSEDVEYFHTMCWRRGQKPPPFITRLGEDFGHQFKKDSLWQSEDLDAVVDADPQRVCILHGPVAASDTAPVDQPIAEMLGSVEKGLVQHVLDHFYKGDLNNVPVAEYLDATATGSPAVRTSPIRTVCSRIKIDSGEHVAVFSVNSSAVKNPVAFLDSVVGEQPSWIRALVHSSRVSLGRQLRSNPLQRLLALREGQLFQIHTSVDGHNVKRLQVYGCHRSYGEQSNDFLAVDIVRRSDTKTSSGADIDVFIYEQRGSEAIPLLLQFEYTPSTSCALIREVEHGRNDRIRRFYWKMWFGEDMPADAQLDRVSSFTTEPRPVSSAQIPDGGAIAVDPTISAGWEAIMKTVVSSCDADLLSLVHLGHEFQTIGGALPVASGDICSVRSYASSITNSETGKILTVKATISRVEAAGSDAVPVVQVTSRFFYKGKYADHHRCFTETDFAFLLVLQDEAAVQVFKSKDWLELDQGVHEVKVGTELILRGTTVVPRYKNAKEMLDLRVQGAVFVRQGVEENQIGLIEFDADAPLSSDPIVAYLERHGTRLQNANEYSTVPISNAYKLAEGVLTTPKTNEPYSRASLDFNPIHINPYFANLAELPATIGHGMSTFAECQKWMDEAMKSTEPHNKTTVPSCTAFKADFTAMVVPGDQLSVQLRHKAMSDGQKVVQIDASNQRGELVLQGTARYQQPRSVYVFTGQGSQAKVMGMELYRQSATARAIWDEAEQHLAQSLGLSILEIVRENPKTKTVYFGGAQGQSIRRNYMALQHETIDEQGRSIRTPIFPSIHANSRSYTFESPKGLLFATQFTQIALVLFELAYFRHLQKEGIIVEDAVFAGHSLGEYAALASVAGMMRLRDLVDVVFYRGLTMQSAVPRINGRSDYGMVAVAPIKAFPKINDVDAALAQVVDRVSQASGQLLQTVNYNVRRQQSVVAGHEVALAALSRVLDKCGSKALSVANEAELVAEVTSAVEAAQSTAKTSGIELKRGIATIPLAGIDVPFHSKFLSNGIDPFRRFLDSRLDIETVRPEALVGRYIPNLVARIFTLERAYIEHVSEVTRSEVLANILANWDEALLDRRRLTRTLVIELLAYQFASPVLWSQTQTLLFQDASFERLIEFGPTPTLVGMASKTLAADFSEKDRKLGLKRTLLCVGKNDADILYSFEAEEEVNPTDSPKATPEPAVSKAALAAAATPAVAAATTAVAQVAAPALDDERLDPLLTVRSILAQKQKVKIADIPPSKSIKQLTGGRSTLQNELVGDLGAEFVELPERAEELTLEELAAALRPGYSGELGKYTNGLIARLSASKLPGSFGLTALKAHLTARYGFQSGRISAILLYTLTEEPAKRLTGDAEAISWIDGVAAVYAKDTSITLPAPGGAAGGAGATAGATALVSSKELVALQSKMQALSEKQIQVLTEHLGLDADASLSQLAKLSTESASLHKALDSVSAEHGDAYIKGIQGIFSAAKARTFKSFWNWSRQNLEELFADILQDRVSDDSTLLARIIQVWNQLDDVGILEQQLDQLQRSGVAGSDRVTSLFDPLLRQAKSGALKTAPRFIDVSVPLRPSTRLDSRGNIVYQQVPRDGMETILDYVTSMTSDKESKASAGQASSKSLIGRLEDLAQILSRLDEDQTSDVSIGSRPALWACKKVNSTWSRDDDLTEIYFRGLAKLAERGSSYAGLDVLLTGVGQGSIAFEVMRRFLRGGARVIVTTSTFSPKKLRMYGDTYRHDGARGAQLIVLPFNQGSFKDTQALVDHVYTSMGIDIDVLVPFAAISENGRNIDGIDDKSELAHRIMLTNVIRLMGCIKSAKAQRGILHRPTQVILPLSFNHGVLGGDGLYGPSKIGLETLLNTFESEDWSRYLSVAGARIGMCRGTDLMASSDIVAESLERHFGFRTFSTGEMAFNLLGLVEPEFASVNQTQPILLDLTGRASSLASPGKAMRDAHQEWQRKSDIKKALLSENRHDFKTTSSTRVTEDHYRRVEIEPRSLHHFAYPELNSQQVCDQIAKGTCHLDLDQVIVISGFAEVGPWGSSRTRWEREVSETWSLEGLVEMAWLTGHIKHFNGRLADGRSYIGWVDTKTGEPVADAQMRARYARQVEQHAGIRLVEPELMHGFDPERKVIQQEIELTHDLGPLEISAGEAERFRLAHGDKAIVWQDEETKSWYLRLKKGASVFLPKASRFDRHVAAQMPTGWDPARYGIPSDIVSQTDETALYALVCIAEALVQSGIDDPYELYKHVHVSEVGTSLGSAMGGLRSLAKMFKDRRQDVEVQKDILQETFINTVAGWTNLLLLSSCGPIKPTVGACATALQSLDVAAETIRCGKAKIMIAGGYESISEESMTEFANMKATASSDEAFAAGLAPEELSKPMTSGRSGFVEAQGCGVQIVMSAATAIRIGAPINGIVAYTQTATDRQGRSIPAPGKGVLAATVPLQRAMSGWGLDGNDVGVISMHGTSTKANDKNESNVYHTMLGKLGRAEGRAVPAMAQKWLCGHGKGGAAAWAINGLMQSINDGIVAGNRNADDISEELRAYNRIVYPSRSIRYSRERLHAGLVTSFGFGQVGGIAMILHASHLFGRLDREAFELYKARRNKRQQITYRRMHSLFIKGDLVRIKEDAPYSPEDETAVLLDIDARAELSSEGSYRIVPSIYA; translated from the coding sequence ATGGACGCTTCTCGACTTtctcgaagcagcagtACTTCGTTTACCTCCGTCTTGTCGCCCTTTGAGCCTGCTTCAGTTGCTGTCTCGGCTCACGGATCGCCTCCTTCGAGCGCTTCTCCCGGCCCTGATGACAAGGCTTTCAGCGTGGACGGCACTCAAACGCCGCCTCACCAGCTTGGTGTGGTCCTTATCACTTCTCCCTTCAACTCTGAAGTGACCGTTTCGCTTTCGGTTCCCATCCGAGACTTCCTGGACCGACACAATCTCGTTCAAGTCAGGGACGAATTTGTCAATCACCTTCGCTCTCTCCTCGCATCTTCTCCTGGCCAGGAGCCTGCGATCGATTCTGTAGCTCTCCTGGTCCATCTCCTGCTCTACCTCGCAGAGAACCTCTCGTCTGCGGAGCATCGCCCGCGACATGCACGCCTCTCCCTCCTCGAGGCTGCGTGGGCCTCTTTTCATTCTGAGAATCTCGATTCGGTGGATGTTCACACGTTCGCTCGAAGCCTCTCTCCAGAGAAGGCTTCCCTCGTCCTTCGCGCCCATTTCGAGGCCTACGCGGCTCTTCAACAGTCGGGCATCTCAGTCGCAATCCGTGTACCGGCTCTGCTTCAAAGCGTTCAGAAGCGTCAGGCTGGCCTGTACGCTTTGTTTGGGGGCCAGGGCAACAACCACGGCTACTTTTCCGAGCTTCAAACGCTTTTTGATACCTATCGTCCGCTCGTGGAGCCCATTGTAGCTGCCGCGACGGCTCGATTCAGCCACCTGCTCTCTCGtatcgatgctgctcgctcgGGTCCTTATGCCTTCCATAGCCAGGGCCTCGACGTCCTagcttggctgcagcgTCGCACAGATCGACCTACTGAGGCTTATCTGGCCAGTGTACCCATCAGTGGTCCTCTTCTCAGCCTCACCCAGTTGATTCAGTTCTACGTGGCGGCAAAGAGCAGCGGCATGACTGTCCCGCAGTTCCGCTCTCACTTCGAAGCCGTTAGCGGTCACAGTCAAGGCATTGTCTCGGCTACTGCCATGGCAATGGCCATCGATGATGAGCACTACATCGAGTGCGTCGCCATGGCCGCTGAATTCCTCTTCCAGATCGGCTCCGTCAGTCAGCTATGCTATGGCGACAGGACTGTCAGCGACGAAACGTCGATGGAGTCAGTTGAGGCTGGCTTTGGCCCTCCGTCGTCCATGCTCGTCATTAGCGCCCCTAGCCGTGCCTTCATTGAAGTTCGAGTCGCTCTTTTCAACACCATCGTCCCCGAGCATCGTCGCATACACGCTGCTCTCATCAATGCACCCACCACCGCTGTGCTCGCCGGCCATGCATCCGACCTGGTCAGTTTCGCTCGAGACGTCTCGGCCATATCGGCGCcggccaagctcgatcaAGCGCGCATTCCTTTCTCCAAGCGCAAGCCCAGCCTTCGTCTCAAATTCCTGCCCATCAGCCTTCCGTACCACTCGcctctgcttgctgatgTCACGCTTTCCCAGGTGCTCGCACCCATCGATGCGCAAAAGTGGCAAGCCCATCCTCTGGCCCTGCCTGTCCACAGCACCACTGATGGCGCTAacatgcagcagctgccatcCTCCTCGATTCTTGATAGCCTGCGCGTACAGATGTGCACCGCGCCCGTCGATTGGATTCAGGCTGTTCAACCATCTGCTACCATCACCCATTTCGTCGATTTCGGCACTGGTGGAGCTTCCGGCATTGGCAACATCACCGCTCGCAACCTGAGTGGACGTGGATTCAAGGTGCTCACAGTTTCCGGCACGCACAAGGAGAGCGCCGAATTCTATCGCCTTGATCCCACTCCCAACGCTCAGCCTTGGGGCTCCAAATTCCAGCCGCGCCTACTGCGCACGCCCCAAGGCAAAGTCATTCTCGATACGCCCATGTCCAGGCTGCTCGGCAAACCTCCGATCATGGTCGCAGGCATGACGCCAACCACGGTCCAGGCCTCGCTCAATGCAGCCACCATACAAGCCGGATACCACATCGAGCTCGCTGGCGGTGGACTACACGATGAATCCAAGTTGCGCAGCCGTGTACAGGAGATTCTGGCAAAGGCCCCGGCCGCCTCCGGTCTCacgctcaactcgctctACATCAACCCTCGTCAGTGGAGCTTCCAGCTTCCTGCTTGGCTTCAGCTCAGTCGTGAAGGTGCTCCCATCGACGGTCTCTGTGTAGCTGCTGGCATCCCTTCGCCTGACAAAGCTCAAGAGCTACTCACCTCGCTAAAGCAGGCAGGTCTCCGCCACGTCTCGTTCAAGCCAGGCAGTCTGGACGGTATCAAACAGGTCTGCAAGATTGCTCAGCAGAATCCTGGTTTCCCCATTTTACTGCAGTGGACCGGTGGTCGTGCTGGAGGTCACCACAGTGCCGAGGATTTCCACGATCCCATCATCCATTCGTACGAAATCATTCGTTCTTGCCCcaacctcgtcctcgtcgccgGCTCAGGGTTCACCTCGGCCGATTCTTTCTGGCCTTACCTCTCGGGTCAGTGGTCGGTCAAGCGAGGCTTGCCTCCTATGCCCTTTGATGGTGTTCTCTTCGGAAGCTGGGCCATGACAGCCAAAGAGGCAGCCACCTCGCTGCCCGTTAAGCAGCTCATCGCATCTACACAGGGCTGCAGTGACAAGGACTGGCAGAAGACGTACGATGCACCAATTGGTGGAATCATGACCGTCCTCAGCGAAATGGGCGAGCTGGTTCACCAAGTGGCCAACCGAGCTACTTTGCTTTGGTCTGAACTTGACCGCGACTTGTTCAAGCTCTCCAAGGATAAGCAGCTCGTATATTtggccaagaacaaggagCGACTAGTTCAACGTCTCAACGACGACTTCCAGCGGGTCTGGTTTGCTCGTGATGGACAGGGCAAGATCCTGTACGATGTGCAAGACATGACGTATGCAGACGTTGCCGATCGAATGCTATCACTTATGTTCATCGCTGCACAGGCTAGATGGATTGACCTCGGATACCGCAATTTGCTTGGTGACTGGTGCCGTCGCATCGAGGAACGCTTCTCGAAAGCCAGCAAGACGTACCAACTCCAGTCGTATGCGCAGTTCGACCGCTCACCGGAACTCGAGCTCCATCGTCTGCTAGACCACTACCCAGATTGCAAGACCACGCTACTTACCAGCGAGGATGTCGAGTACTTCCACACCATGTGCTGGCGTCGAGGTCAGAAGCCACCGCCTTTCATCACACGACTCGGCGAAGACTTTGGCCACCAGTTCAAGAAGGACTCGCTCTGGCAATCCGAAGATCTCGAtgccgtcgtcgacgctgaccCTCAACGCGTCTGCATCCTGCATGGCCCCGTTGCGGCTTCGGACACAGCTCCCGTCGACCAACCGATTGCAGAGATGCTTGGAAGCGTAGAGAAGGGTCTCGTACAACACGTTCTCGACCACTTCTACAAAGGTGATCTCAACAACGTTCCCGTTGCCGAGTACCTCGACGCTACTGCCACCGGCAGTCCTGCCGTCCGCACATCTCCGATTCGAACCGTCTGCTCGAGGATCAAGATTGACTCCGGAGAACACGTCGCTGTCTTCTCCGTCAATTCCTCAGCCGTCAAGAATCCGGTCGCCTTTTTGGATTCTGTGGTTGGCGAGCAGCCCAGCTGGATCCGAGCGCTTGTTCACAGCTCTCGTGTCAGCCTGGGCCGGCAGCTTCGATCAAACCCCTTGCAGAGACTGCTTGCCCTTCGAGAGGGTCAACTCTTTCAAATCCACACCTCTGTCGATGGACACAACGTCAAACGCCTCCAGGTGTACGGCTGCCACCGTAGCTACGGCGAGCAATCTAACGACTTTTTGGCTGTCGACATTGTCCGTCGAAGCGATACCAAAACGTCGTCTGGAGCCGACATCGACGTCTTCATCTACGAACAGCGCGGTAGCGAGGCGATtccgcttctgcttcaGTTCGAGTACACACCTTCCACGAGTTGTGCTTTGATTCGAGAAGTCGAGCATGGCCGCAACGACCGTATCCGACGATTCTACTGGAAGATGTGGTTCGGCGAAGACATGCCTGCCGATGCTCAGCTAGACCGTGTAAGCAGTTTCACCACAGAACCTCGCCCAGTCTCTTCGGCTCAGATTCCAGATGGTGGCGCTATCGCAGTAGATCCAACAATTTCTGCTGGCTGGGAAGCCATCATGAAAACAGTCGTCAGCAGCTGTGATGCCGATCTCTTGTCCCTTGTTCACCTTGGACATGAATTCCAGACGATTGGTGGTGCTTTGCCCGTGGCATCGGGTGACATCTGCTCGGTCAGATCCTACGCCTCTTCCATCACCAATTCCGAGACCGGAAAGATCCTCACCGTCAAGGCCACCATTTCGCGCGTCGAGGCAGCCGGATCCGATGCTGTTCCGGTAGTCCAGGTCACTTCGCGCTTTTTCTACAAGGGAAAGTACGCGGAtcaccatcgctgcttcaCGGAGACCGACTTTGCATTTTTGCTCGTCCTCCAGGATGAAGCTGCTGTGCAAGTTTTCAAGTCAAAGGActggctcgagcttgaccaaGGCGTGCATGAGGTCAAGGTAGGCACCGAACTCATTCTTCGCGGAACGACAGTGGTACCACGCTACAAGAACGCCAAAGAGATGCTCGACCTGCGCGTTCAAGGCGCCGTCTTCGTCCGTCAAGGCGTTGAGGAGAACCAGATTGGCCTCATCGAGTTCGATGCGGACGCTCCTCTGTCGTCCGACCCGATCGTTGCGTATCTCGAGAGACATGGGACCAGACTTCAGAACGCAAACGAATACAGCACGGTGCCCATCTCGAACGCTTACAAGCTCGCTGAGGGTGTTCTTACCACTCCCAAGACCAACGAGCCGTACTCACgcgcctcgctcgacttCAACCCCATCCACATCAACCCGTACTTTGCGAACCTGGCCGAGCTGCCCGCCACCATTGGCCACGGTATGTCAACCTTCGCCGAATGCCAGAAGTGGATGGACGAAGCCATGAAGTCAACTGAACCCCACAACAAGACTACCGTGCCAAGCTGCACTGCCTTCAAGGCTGACTTTACAGCGATGGTGGTGCCTGGCGATCAGCTCTCCGTGCAGCTCCGTCACAAGGCCATGAGCGACGGTCAGAAGGTGGTTCAGATCGACGCAAGCAACCAACGCGGCGAGCTCGTTCTACAAGGCACTGCCCGTTACCAGCAGCCTCGCAGCGTCTATGTCTTCACTGGACAAGGCTCTCAGGCCAAAGTTATGGGCATGGAGCTTTATCGACAGAGCGCAACGGCACGCGCAATCTGGGACGAGGCcgagcagcatctcgcCCAAAGTCTTGGATTGAGCATCCTTGAGATCGTACGCGAAAATCCAAAGACCAAGACAGTCTACTTTGGAGGTGCTCAAGGCCAATCGATCCGCAGGAACTACATGGCTCTTCAGCATGAGACGATTGATGAGCAAGGCCGCTCGATTCGAACGCCCATCTTCCCTTCTATCCACGCCAATTCGCGCTCGTACACGTTCGAGTCACCCAAGGGTCTTCTGTTTGCCACTCAGTTCACACAAATTGCGCTCGTTCTCTTCGAGCTAGCCTACTTCCGACACTTGCAGAAAGAGGGCATCATTGTCGAGGACGCCGTCTTTGCAGGTCACTCGCTCGGCGAGTATGCCGCACTCGCCTCGGTCGCTGGCATGATGCGACTCCGTGATCTGGTCGACGTTGTGTTCTACCGTGGTCTGACCATGCAGAGCGCAGTGCCTAGAATCAACGGACGCTCCGACTACGGTATGGTTGCCGTGGCGCCAATCAAGGCCTTCCCCAAGATCAatgacgtcgatgcagcgCTTGCTCAAGTTGTTGACCGCGTCTCTCAAGCGAGTGGACAGCTGCTCCAGACTGTTAACTACAACGTTCGAAGGCAGCAGAGTGTCGTGGCGGGTCACGAAGTGGCACTGGCCGCCTTGTCTCGCGTTCTGGACAAGTGTGGTAGCAAGGCCCTTTCAGTCGCCAACGAAGCCGAACTCGTGGCTGAAGTCACGTCAGCTGTTGAGGCTGCTCAGTCTACAGCCAAGACCTCtggcatcgagctcaagcgtGGAATTGCTACGATTCCATTGGCGGGCATCGACGTTCCCTTCCACTCCAAGTTCCTTAGCAACGGCATTGATCCATTCCGTCGTTTCTTGGACTCGCGTCTCGACATCGAAACGGTGAGGCCTGAAGCGCTCGTTGGCCGATACATTCCCAATCTTGTCGCTAGGATCTTTACTCTCGAGCGCGCCTACATCGAGCACGTGTCCGAAGTCACAAGATCAGAAGTGCTCGCCAACATTCTCGCCAACTGGGACGAGGCTCTCCTGGaccgtcgtcgtctgacTAGGAcgctcgtcatcgagctgctAGCCTATCAGTTCGCCTCCCCGGTCCTCTGGAGTCAGACTCAGACGCTTCTGTTCCAAGATGCCAGCTTCGAGCGTCTCATCGAGTTCGGTCCTACCCCAACCTTGGTCGgcatggcgagcaagacgtTGGCAGCCGATTTCTCCGAGAAGGACCGCAAACTTGGTCTCAAGAGGACTCTTCTTTGCGTTGGCAAGAACGATGCCGACATCTTGTACAGTTTCGAAGCCGAGGAGGAAGTCAATCCCACCGACTCTCCCAAAGCTACACCAGAACCTGCTGTCTCCAAAGCCGCCCttgcagccgcagccaCCCCGGCTGTCGCGGCAGCTACAACAGCTGTAGCTCAGGTGGCCGCTCCGGCtttggacgacgagcggcTTGATCCCCTTCTCACGGTGCGATCTATCTTGGCTCAAAAGCAGAAGGTTAAGATCGCGGATATTCCGCCTTCCAagtcgatcaagcagctgaCGGGAGGCCGCTCTACGCTGCAGAacgagcttgttggtgATCTGGGTGCCGAGTTCGTCGAGTTGCCCGAGCGCGCCGAAGAGCTTACACTCGAAGAGCTGGCGGCTGCTCTCCGCCCTGGATACAgcggcgagctcggcaagtACACAAACGGTCTGATCGCACGACTGTCGGCCTCCAAGCTGCCAGGATCCTTTGGCCTCACCGCCCTCAAGGCTCACCTTACAGCCAGGTACGGCTTCCAGAGCGGCCGCATCAGCGCTATTCTGCTGTACACCTTGACGGAAGAGCCGGCCAAACGCCTCACTGGAGACGCAGAAGCAATCTCCTGGATTGATGGCGTGGCTGCTGTCTACGCCAAAGACACCTCGATCACGCTTCCGGCTCCAGGTGGCGCAGCAGGCGGAGCTGGCGCCACAGCTGGTGCAACAGCTCTAGTCAGCAGCAAggagctcgtcgctcttcaATCCAAGATGCAGGCGCTGTCTGAGAAGCAGATTCAGGTGCTCACAGAACACCTTGGcctcgatgctgacgcAAGCCtttcgcagctcgccaaactcTCAACCGAGTCGGCGTCGCTGCACAAGGCTCTTGACAGTGTGTCGGCTGAGCATGGCGACGCCTACATCAAAGGCATCCAGGGTATCTTTTCTGCTGCCAAAGCAAGGACGTTCAAGAGCTTTTGGAACTGGTCGCGTCAGAACCTGGAGGAGCTCTTTGCTGACATCCTTCAAGACCGTGTCAGCGACGATAGTACCCTTCTTGCTCGTATCATTCAAGTCTGgaaccagctcgacgacgtcggcaTCTTGGAGCAacagcttgaccagctgcAGCGATCCGGGGTTGCCGGAAGTGATCGGGTGACGTCCCTCTTTGACCCTTTGCTTCGCCAAGCCAAGAGCGGTGCCCTGAAAACTGCGCCTCGCTTCATCGATGTCTCAGTGCCCCTTCGACCGAGCACTCGTCTGGATTCTCGTGGCAACATTGTCTATCAGCAAGTCCCACGCGACGGCATGGAAACCATCCTGGACTATGTCACAAGTATGACCTCGGACAAAGAATCCAAAGCGAGTGCAGGACAGGCATCCTCGAAGAGCTTGATTGGCAGACTCGAGGATCTTGCTCAGATTCTCTCGCGCTTGGACGAAGATCAGACTTCAGATGTATCCATTGGCTCTCGCCCTGCGCTGTGGGCTTGCAAGAAGGTCAACTCGACCTGGTCGCGCGACGATGACTTGACCGAGATTTACTTCCGCGGTCTCGCCAAGCTGGCTGAACGAGGCAGCAGCTATGCCGGACTCGATGTCCTTCTGACAGGCGTCGGTCAAGGCTCGATCGCCTTTGAAGTGATGCGCCGCTTCCTTAGAGGAGGTGCTAGAGTGATTGTCACCACTTCGACCTTCTCCCCCAAGAAGCTCAGAATGTACGGAGACACGTATCGTCACGATGGCGCTCGCGGGGCTCAGTTGATTGTCCTGCCTTTCAATCAGGGCAGCTTCAAGGACACACAGGCCTTGGTCGACCACGTCTACACTTCGATGGGCATTGACATCGATGTGCTGGTTCCCTTTGCTGCGATCTCGGAGAACGGACGGAACATCgacggcatcgacgacaagaGCGAGCTGGCCCACCGCATCATGTTGACCAACGTAATCCGACTCATGGGCTGCATCAAAAGCGCTAAAGCTCAGAGAGGCATCCTTCACCGCCCGACTCAGGTCATCCTCCCACTCTCGTTTAATCACGGAGTGCTTGGTGGAGACGGTCTATATGGGCCGAGCAAGATCGgtctcgagacgctgctcaacacgTTTGAGAGCGAAGACTGGTCCAGGTATCTTTCAGTGGCCGGCGCTCGAATCGGAATGTGCCGAGGCACTGACCTTATGGCGAGCTCCGATATTGTTGCCGAGTCCCTCGAGAGACACTTTGGCTTCCGCACCTTCAGCACCGGAGAGATGGCGTTCAACTTGCTGGGTCTTGTCGAGCCTGAGTTCGCGTCAGTAAACCAGACTCAGCCCATCctgctcgacttgacgggccgagcttcttctctgGCATCGCCTGGAAAAGCAATGCGAGACGCTCACCAGGAGTGGCAGCGAAAGTCGGACATCAAGAAAGCGCTCCTCTCGGAGAACCGTCATGACTTCAAGACAACGTCGTCCACTCGCGTTACCGAGGATCACTACCGCcgcgtcgagatcgagccCCGCAGCTTGCATCACTTTGCCTACCCTGAACTTAACTCCCAGCAGGTCTGCGACCAGATTGCGAAGGGCACCTGCCATTTGGATCTCGACCAAGTCATCGTCATTTCCGGCTTTGCCGAGGTTGGTCCTTGGGGCTCGTCGAGAACACGCTGGGAACGAGAGGTCAGCGAGACGTGGAGCTTAGAAGGACTTGTCGAGATGGCTTGGCTTACTGGCCACATCAAACACTTCAACGGTCGTCTCGCCGATGGCCGCAGCTACATTGGCTGGGTCGACACCAAGACGGGTGAGCCTGTCGCCGATGCTCAGATGCGCGCTCGATACGCACGACAGGTGGAGCAACATGCCGGTATCCGCCTGGTCGAACCGGAACTCATGCATGGTTTCGATCCGGAGCGCAAGGTCATCCAACAGGAAATCGaactcactcacgacctTGGACCGCTCGAGATTTCGGCTGGCGAGGCCGAGCGCTTCCGTCTTGCTCATGGAGACAAAGCTATCGTCTGGCAGGACGAGGAAACCAAGTCGTGGTACCTCAGGCTCAAGAAAGGTGCCAGCGTTTTCCTTCCCAAGGCGAGCCGTTTTGACCGTCACGTCGCAGCTCAGATGCCCACTGGATGGGACCCCGCTCGCTACGGCATCCCGAGCGACATTGTGTCGCAGACCGACGAGACGGCGCTGTATGCTTTGGTGTGCATTGCCGAGGCGCTGGTTCAATCCGGCATTGACGATCCTTACGAGCTCTACAAGCACGTTCATGTCTCGGAGGTGGGCACTTCTCTTGGCTCTGCCATGGGAGGgttgcgctcgctcgccaagatgTTCAAAGATCGTAGGCAAGATGTTGAGGTGCAGAAGGACATCCTGCAGGAGACTTTCATCAACACGGTCGCTGGCTGGACCAatctgctgctcctctcATCTTGCGGTCCCATCAAGCCCACAGTTGGTGCGTGTGCCACGGCACTGCAGTCGCTCGATGTTGCTGCCGAGACGATCCGCTGCggcaaggccaagatcatGATTGCAGGTGGCTACGAGAGCATCTCGGAGGAGAGCATGACCGAGTTTGCCAACATGAAGGCTACGGCGTCTTCGGATGAAGCCTTCGCAGCTGGTCTCGCCCCTGAGGAGCTATCCAAGCCCATGACGAGCGGCCGTAgcggcttcgtcgaggcGCAAGGTTGCGGTGTACAGATCGTGATGAgcgccgccaccgccatccGGATCGGCGCTCCCATCAACGGCATCGTTGCTTATACTCAGACGGCGACTGATCGACAGGGCAGATCGATCCCTGCGCCTGGCAAAGGTGTTCTTGCTGCTACTGTCCCATTGCAGCGAGCCATGTCCGGCTGGGGCTTGGACGGCAACGACGTCGGCGTCATCTCGATGCACGGTACTTCGACCAAGGCCAATGACAAGAACGAGTCCAACGTCTACCATACCATGCTCGGGAAGCTCGGTCGCGCTGAGGGTCGAGCAGTCCCCGCCATGGCGCAGAAGTGGCTTTGCGGTCATGGCAAAGgtggcgcagcagcatggGCGATCAACGGACTCATGCAGAGCATCAACGACGGCATCGTCGCTGGTAACCGCAACGCTGATGACATTTCTGAGGAGCTTCGCGCCTACAACCGAATCGTGTACCCGAGCCGATCGATTCGCTACTCACGAGAACGCCTGCACGCTGGTCTTGTCACATCGTTCGGATTCGGTCAAGTCGGCGGTATTGCCATGAtccttcacgcttctcaTCTGTTCGGCAGGCTGGATCGCGAAGCGTTCGAGCTGTACAAAGCTAGGCGCAATAAGCGACAGCAGATCACCTACCGACGCATGCACTCACTTTTCATCAAAGGTGACCTTGTCCGAATCAAGGAAGATGCACCGTACTCGCCCGAGGACGAAACAGCGGTGCTCCTCGACATTGATGCTCGCGCCGAGCTGTCAAGCGAAGGCTCTTACCGCATCGTCCCCTCGATCTATGCTTAG